The following coding sequences are from one Terriglobales bacterium window:
- a CDS encoding A/G-specific adenine glycosylase — protein MAYRITNVQMPPVMSLNNPASLPSFRRNLLAWYRTHQRPLPWRKTKDPYRIWISEIMLQQTRVAAVLEHYKRFLESFPTIRQLAKADEADVLAAWSGLGYYRRARMLHRAAQLLTTNRAGRIPETAAELRTLPGIGRYTANAIASIAFGEAVAVVDGNVERVIARMLRKKISGERFWATAQKLLDPDSAGDCNQAMMELGAMICLPGVPLCDRCPVRMHCASRGSERRRSVPQKRLRKSSSVLLARRGNAIRLNRRGSNERLMPGMWELPEARGAISREPLLSVRHSITTNDWQVSVFAGKKPEAGTEGQWIPLAEISRLPLTGLTRKIFRKLNMLS, from the coding sequence ATGGCATATAGAATCACAAACGTCCAGATGCCACCTGTAATGAGTCTCAACAATCCCGCCTCGCTTCCCAGCTTTCGGCGCAACCTGCTCGCCTGGTATCGAACGCACCAGCGGCCATTGCCATGGCGCAAAACCAAAGATCCTTACCGCATTTGGATTTCGGAGATCATGCTGCAGCAAACGCGGGTGGCTGCGGTTCTTGAACACTACAAAAGATTTCTGGAGAGTTTTCCAACCATCCGGCAGCTTGCGAAGGCCGATGAGGCAGACGTGCTGGCGGCATGGAGCGGGCTCGGATACTATCGTCGAGCGCGCATGTTGCATCGCGCCGCTCAGCTCCTGACTACGAATCGGGCTGGCCGCATTCCTGAGACCGCAGCGGAGCTGCGTACGTTGCCGGGGATCGGTCGCTACACTGCAAACGCTATCGCGAGCATTGCATTCGGAGAGGCCGTTGCCGTGGTTGATGGCAATGTCGAGCGCGTGATCGCGCGAATGCTGCGGAAGAAAATCAGCGGCGAGCGCTTCTGGGCTACTGCCCAGAAGCTGCTCGATCCCGATTCTGCCGGCGACTGTAATCAGGCGATGATGGAACTTGGAGCGATGATTTGCCTCCCCGGCGTTCCACTTTGCGACCGTTGTCCAGTTCGTATGCATTGCGCATCGCGGGGCTCAGAACGGAGAAGGTCGGTTCCCCAGAAGCGATTGCGGAAGTCGTCTTCTGTGCTTCTCGCCCGGCGTGGCAACGCCATCCGCTTGAATCGGCGCGGGTCCAATGAGCGATTGATGCCGGGAATGTGGGAGTTGCCGGAGGCGCGCGGAGCAATATCGCGAGAACCTTTGCTCAGCGTAAGGCACTCGATTACCACGAATGATTGGCAGGTGAGCGTCTTCGCCGGCAAAAAGCCCGAAGCCGGTACCGAGGGGCAATGGATTCCGCTGGCCGAAATCTCTCGACTGCCACTTACGGGACTTACCCGCAAGATTTTTCGGAAGCTCAACATGCTTTCATAG
- a CDS encoding HTTM domain-containing protein — MTVLDRPVSYSLYGTAPATVPRASWWKKVLSHLQAAYSLDLRSLALFRIALGAVLLGDLMWRAADLTVFYTDFGVLPRAALLDKFSQAPRFSIHLMSGQLAFQVILFLLAAAFAVMLIFGVRTRFAAFASWFMVVSVQTRNPVILQGGDVYLRVLAFIAIFLPLSAFYSVDAALRPEEPKPPKPKFSYFSTPGLALIAQVAIVYAFAVLLKTAPEWRRDFSAVYYALSIQQMSTPLGSFLLHFPKLLPWLTRETLVHEASIPLLLLTPFLAGPARLLGALLIIALHVGLGLSIRLGHFPYIACMAALPLIPTWFWERNWIRRRLPWLTGETSAGSGARIYYDGKCSFCSKLVRIVRTFLLIPKLELIAAQEFPVTELEMRDQKSWILVDCEGRRHYKWRAFAQLVSYSPIFSWLSPVLRSNFLERKGKEWYERIERNRDQLSRYTDWIRSRPVSLKTSPAVTVFAALLVVYTLLWNLSSITRVPFQPWQDAIGLTLDLDQRWDMFSPNPLTYDGWYVIEGQLKDGRHINVTHPDRPVSYEKPASIADQYPNERWRKYLMNLSLSENTDYRLYYGRYLCRSWNIGHPNYDPAILIRFDIYFMAHQNSIQHPPTGFNRDLLWHHECF; from the coding sequence GAAGAAGGTACTTTCACATCTTCAGGCGGCCTATAGCCTCGATCTTCGCTCCTTAGCTCTGTTTCGCATCGCCCTGGGCGCCGTGCTTCTGGGCGATCTCATGTGGCGCGCTGCGGATTTAACGGTCTTCTATACCGACTTTGGTGTGCTGCCCAGAGCTGCGCTGCTCGACAAGTTTTCTCAAGCGCCGCGCTTTTCTATCCACCTGATGAGTGGTCAGCTGGCGTTCCAGGTAATCCTGTTTCTCCTTGCTGCGGCATTCGCTGTAATGCTGATCTTCGGTGTGCGGACGCGGTTCGCGGCTTTCGCAAGCTGGTTCATGGTGGTTTCTGTACAGACGCGTAATCCCGTCATCCTTCAGGGCGGGGATGTGTATCTTCGCGTGCTTGCCTTCATTGCCATCTTCTTACCGCTAAGCGCGTTCTATTCGGTGGACGCGGCGCTGCGCCCGGAGGAGCCGAAACCGCCAAAGCCGAAATTCTCCTATTTCTCGACTCCAGGCCTGGCGCTGATCGCGCAGGTGGCCATTGTGTACGCCTTCGCCGTTCTTCTCAAGACAGCTCCGGAGTGGCGCAGAGATTTCAGCGCGGTTTATTACGCCCTGAGTATCCAGCAAATGTCGACGCCGCTGGGAAGCTTTCTTTTGCACTTTCCGAAGTTGCTTCCGTGGCTCACACGGGAAACATTGGTGCACGAGGCCTCAATTCCTCTCCTGTTGCTAACGCCGTTTCTTGCGGGTCCCGCTCGACTACTGGGAGCTCTGCTGATCATTGCCTTGCATGTCGGCCTCGGTCTTTCGATACGTCTTGGACACTTTCCATACATAGCTTGTATGGCTGCACTGCCGCTCATACCAACATGGTTTTGGGAGAGAAATTGGATTCGCCGTCGCTTGCCCTGGCTGACCGGAGAAACTTCCGCGGGTTCCGGCGCGCGCATTTATTACGATGGTAAGTGCTCGTTCTGCTCAAAGCTGGTCCGCATTGTGCGTACGTTCCTTCTTATTCCCAAACTAGAACTCATCGCCGCGCAAGAGTTTCCGGTTACTGAGCTCGAAATGCGCGATCAGAAGAGCTGGATCCTTGTCGATTGCGAGGGAAGGCGTCATTACAAGTGGCGCGCGTTTGCTCAGCTTGTCTCGTACTCTCCAATCTTTTCGTGGCTGTCCCCTGTGCTGCGCAGCAATTTCCTTGAGAGGAAAGGCAAAGAGTGGTACGAGAGAATCGAGCGCAATCGGGATCAGCTTAGCCGCTACACGGACTGGATACGCTCGCGTCCGGTCAGCCTAAAGACATCGCCGGCGGTAACCGTTTTTGCCGCACTGCTCGTTGTGTACACGCTGCTATGGAACTTGTCTTCGATCACGCGCGTTCCGTTCCAGCCGTGGCAAGACGCCATCGGATTGACGCTCGACCTCGATCAGCGTTGGGATATGTTCTCTCCCAATCCTCTCACCTACGATGGCTGGTACGTCATCGAAGGCCAACTGAAAGATGGACGACATATCAATGTGACTCACCCTGATCGTCCGGTCAGCTACGAAAAACCCGCCAGCATCGCCGATCAGTATCCGAATGAGCGCTGGCGAAAGTATCTGATGAACCTGTCGTTGAGCGAGAACACCGACTATCGCCTTTATTACGGACGTTATCTCTGTCGTTCCTGGAATATCGGCCATCCAAACTACGATCCGGCGATACTTATTAGGTTCGATATCTACTTCATGGCCCACCAGAATTCGATCCAGCACCCTCCAACCGGATTCAATCGCGACTTGCTCTGGCATCACGAATGCTTTTGA
- a CDS encoding TlpA disulfide reductase family protein encodes MALPSGAKAQEFTLTSTTGKPVTLSELTKRGPVVLAFFKVSCPTCQYAFPYFERMSQLHKPEAVSFVGISQNDLRDTQAFMKQYGVTFPVAIDDSKQYIVSNAYKLTNVPTAYLVDRDGRIQVNSVGWARKDMEEINAKLSMMDSAQQQHPIFKPGEEVAEYKAG; translated from the coding sequence ATGGCGCTTCCTAGTGGTGCGAAGGCTCAAGAGTTCACCCTGACCAGTACAACCGGTAAGCCGGTAACCTTATCCGAGTTAACCAAGCGTGGACCAGTTGTGCTCGCTTTCTTCAAAGTGAGCTGTCCTACCTGCCAATACGCATTTCCGTACTTCGAGCGGATGTCGCAGCTTCACAAGCCCGAAGCGGTCTCGTTCGTCGGTATATCGCAGAACGATCTCAGAGATACACAAGCCTTCATGAAGCAGTACGGAGTAACTTTTCCTGTTGCGATCGATGATTCAAAGCAGTACATCGTCTCTAACGCCTATAAGCTGACCAATGTTCCTACTGCCTACCTCGTGGATCGCGATGGCAGGATTCAAGTAAACAGCGTAGGTTGGGCACGTAAGGACATGGAAGAAATCAACGCGAAGCTGTCGATGATGGATTCAGCTCAACAGCAACATCCCATCTTTAAGCCAGGCGAAGAAGTAGCCGAATACAAGGCTGGTTGA